The genomic window TAAAACTAATTTTAAAAAAAATTGTAGATAAGGATATTACCACTAAAAGAGATGTCGAGGTTAATCCCTCTATTTTGAGCACAAATCTTGAGGATATATTAAAAGACCCGGAGATTGATATAGTCATTGAGCTAATTGGTGGCTATGAACCAGCAAGGACTTTTATTTTGACAGCATTACAAGAGGGGAAAAATGTCGTCACGGCTAATAAAGCCCTTTTAGCTAAATATTGGGAGGAGCTATTTTTAGCCTCAAATAAATATAGCGCCAGCATAGGTTTTGAGGCATCTGTGGGAAGTGGCATACCACTTATCTTATCTATTCGGCAGGGATTGATTGCTAATAAAATTACATCAATTTTTGGAATTATCAATGGTACCTGTAATTATATCCTGAACAAAATGGCACAAGAAGATAAGGAATTCAATCAAGCACTAAAAGAGGCAAAAAATGCAGGGTATGCTGAAACAGACCCTACTTTAGATATAGAAGGAAAAGATACATCACATAAATTAGCTATCCTGACTTCACTCGCTTTTGGTCAGTGGATAGGTGATGAAAATATCTACACAGAAGGTATCACCAGAATTACTAAAAAAGATATTCTTTATGCCCGGGAATTAGGCTATGCTATCAAATTGTTAGGCATTGCCAAGATAGTCCAGGATAAAATAGAGGTGCGAACACATCCCACGATGATTCCTGAAAAACATTTATTATCTGATGTAAATGGGGTATATAACGCCATTTATATTGAAGGAGATTTGACCGGTCCCCTTATCTTTTATGGTCAAGGAGCTGGTAAGTTGCCAACCTCATCTGCAATCATAAGTGACCTCATAAATATAATTCGCGGCTCAAATAATAAAGGGGATATTTACTCAATTCCAAACCATAAATTGGAAATAAAGGCTATGGAGGAGGTGAAATCAAAATATTATATAAGATTTTCCGCACTTGATAGACCAGGGGTATTAGCGGCTATATCAGGCATTTTGGGCGAGTATCGAATTAGCATTGCCTCTGTCATTCAAAAAGAACGAGGCGATGTTGTTTCAATTATTATGCTTACACATGAGGCAAAAGAAGGGGATATG from bacterium includes these protein-coding regions:
- a CDS encoding homoserine dehydrogenase, with amino-acid sequence MKKKQIHIGLLGFGTVGSGVIKILQEKAELFEEQLGLKLILKKIVDKDITTKRDVEVNPSILSTNLEDILKDPEIDIVIELIGGYEPARTFILTALQEGKNVVTANKALLAKYWEELFLASNKYSASIGFEASVGSGIPLILSIRQGLIANKITSIFGIINGTCNYILNKMAQEDKEFNQALKEAKNAGYAETDPTLDIEGKDTSHKLAILTSLAFGQWIGDENIYTEGITRITKKDILYARELGYAIKLLGIAKIVQDKIEVRTHPTMIPEKHLLSDVNGVYNAIYIEGDLTGPLIFYGQGAGKLPTSSAIISDLINIIRGSNNKGDIYSIPNHKLEIKAMEEVKSKYYIRFSALDRPGVLAAISGILGEYRISIASVIQKERGDVVSIIMLTHEAKEGDMKNAIKRIDKLNTIKGKSLIIRVEEME